Proteins found in one Synergistaceae bacterium genomic segment:
- the lpxA gene encoding acyl-ACP--UDP-N-acetylglucosamine O-acyltransferase, whose amino-acid sequence MSVKIHPTSIVSSKAELGDGVIIGPFCLIDSEVKIGANTELKAYVSIHNHVSIGENCTICEYTALGGDPQDHGYKGEVSYLRIGSNNLIRENVTMNRATGEGNSTIVGDNCFIMDGVHFAHNVHVGDYVTVANKVGLSGFVSVGSHTVFGGMAGVHQFVRIGEYCMIGGLFRVVKDVPHYTLASGDPLRLTGLNKVGLERAGFTAETRKEIYKFYRELYKKDSRFTDSLNDAISRKSEYIPEIRHIIEFYENSKRGVTFWGV is encoded by the coding sequence TTGAGCGTTAAAATTCATCCAACGTCAATAGTTTCAAGCAAGGCGGAATTAGGCGACGGAGTAATTATCGGCCCTTTCTGCTTGATTGACTCAGAAGTAAAAATCGGCGCAAACACTGAATTAAAAGCGTATGTCAGCATTCATAATCATGTCTCAATCGGTGAAAACTGCACAATCTGTGAATATACTGCGCTTGGCGGAGACCCTCAAGATCACGGCTATAAAGGTGAAGTCTCATATTTGAGAATCGGCAGTAATAATTTAATCCGCGAAAATGTTACTATGAACCGCGCAACCGGCGAAGGAAATTCTACAATCGTGGGCGATAACTGCTTTATCATGGACGGGGTACACTTTGCGCACAATGTTCATGTCGGCGATTATGTTACAGTTGCAAATAAAGTCGGCTTATCGGGATTTGTGAGCGTCGGAAGTCATACAGTTTTCGGAGGTATGGCCGGAGTTCATCAATTTGTGAGAATCGGCGAATATTGCATGATAGGCGGTTTGTTCAGAGTCGTTAAAGATGTCCCGCATTACACTTTAGCGTCTGGGGATCCTTTGAGATTGACGGGCTTAAATAAAGTGGGACTCGAACGCGCCGGATTTACAGCTGAGACGAGAAAAGAAATTTATAAATTTTATCGCGAGTTATACAAGAAAGATTCAAGATTTACAGACTCGTTAAATGACGCAATCAGCCGTAAATCTGAATATATACCGGAAATCAGACACATAATAGAATTTTACGAGAACTCTAAAAGGGGTGTAACATTCTGGGGCGTTTAA
- a CDS encoding BamA/TamA family outer membrane protein has product MRQKIFIFALITAFIAGLAFTVCAEEVPEIQITSVGVTGNSQITSEYILNVVDTKPGKVLSRDMIQADIQAIYDQGFFSFVDVDLRPEGGGASVMFTVQENPVIESINFTGNTIYTAEKLMENVFSQVGTVFNRTFFRHDLDRIQEQYHKDGYVMVRVTDVQIEGGNIYVTILEPKIGDVIIQGNKRTKTYVIRREIKLAKGDIFNATKFRHQLNKLQGLGYFEDVNVNFDIPENTDDTVDIILTVKEKRTASIGLNLAYGSESGFSGGLTYSDTNLKGRGVNFQIGFNEGKEASYWVTLSNPYMDAKTFGWRIGARYNTYDDRYFYKRGNRQFEFDEKSWSVFAGIGRKFSNEAWSWFFTLRHQHTEYSDIQRAIPGYVDDLTPWQGNNQTAELLLTWNKLDEYAAYPKGFIWEIGVEQAMRAIGGDFSYTKYWTQARLYASLNKLVAGIADNDFNWTDENPLLLAMRLRIGSATKDDIPAFAKYSLGGMNTLRGYSSRAFEGSKMFLGNVEIRMPVNQMFSIVAFYDIGNADESFKWNDYHDDYGLGVRIKTPFGNVRVDYAHGDEENKTYFGFGEMF; this is encoded by the coding sequence ATGAGGCAGAAAATTTTTATATTTGCGTTGATAACGGCATTTATTGCGGGACTGGCTTTCACTGTCTGCGCTGAAGAAGTGCCGGAAATACAAATTACTTCAGTCGGAGTAACAGGAAATTCACAGATTACCAGCGAATATATTTTAAACGTGGTCGACACTAAGCCGGGAAAAGTCTTAAGCCGCGACATGATTCAGGCAGATATACAAGCAATTTACGATCAGGGCTTTTTTTCGTTCGTCGACGTTGATTTAAGACCTGAGGGCGGCGGAGCTTCTGTAATGTTCACGGTGCAGGAAAATCCGGTTATAGAATCAATTAATTTCACCGGCAACACGATTTATACAGCAGAAAAATTGATGGAAAATGTTTTCTCGCAGGTCGGGACAGTTTTTAACCGCACATTTTTCCGTCATGACTTGGACAGAATACAAGAACAGTATCACAAAGACGGTTATGTAATGGTGCGCGTTACTGATGTTCAGATTGAGGGCGGAAATATTTACGTTACCATTCTTGAACCTAAAATCGGCGATGTAATTATTCAGGGCAATAAGCGCACAAAAACTTATGTAATCAGGCGCGAAATAAAATTAGCGAAAGGCGACATTTTCAACGCTACAAAATTTCGTCATCAGTTGAATAAATTGCAGGGTCTTGGCTACTTTGAAGACGTAAACGTAAATTTTGATATTCCAGAAAATACTGATGATACAGTTGATATTATTCTCACGGTCAAAGAAAAGCGTACGGCCTCAATCGGATTAAATCTCGCATACGGGTCTGAAAGCGGTTTCTCAGGCGGTTTGACTTACAGCGACACAAATTTAAAGGGTAGAGGCGTAAATTTTCAAATCGGTTTCAACGAGGGCAAAGAAGCAAGTTATTGGGTTACTCTCTCGAATCCCTACATGGATGCAAAAACTTTCGGCTGGAGGATCGGCGCACGCTATAACACTTACGACGACAGATATTTTTACAAGCGCGGCAACAGACAATTTGAATTTGACGAAAAAAGCTGGTCGGTTTTCGCGGGAATAGGCCGTAAATTTTCAAATGAGGCGTGGAGCTGGTTCTTCACGTTGAGACATCAGCACACAGAATACAGCGATATTCAACGTGCTATACCCGGTTATGTCGATGATTTAACACCTTGGCAGGGAAATAACCAGACGGCCGAGCTTTTATTGACATGGAATAAATTAGACGAGTACGCTGCTTACCCTAAGGGCTTTATATGGGAGATCGGAGTCGAACAGGCTATGAGGGCTATCGGCGGTGATTTTAGTTACACTAAATATTGGACTCAGGCGAGATTATACGCGTCATTGAATAAATTAGTAGCTGGAATCGCTGATAATGATTTCAACTGGACGGACGAGAATCCGTTATTATTAGCTATGAGACTCAGAATAGGTTCTGCAACTAAGGACGATATACCAGCATTTGCAAAATATTCACTCGGAGGCATGAACACTTTGCGCGGTTATAGTTCGCGTGCATTTGAAGGGAGCAAAATGTTCTTAGGAAACGTCGAAATCAGAATGCCGGTAAATCAAATGTTCTCGATCGTAGCTTTTTACGACATAGGCAACGCTGACGAGTCATTTAAGTGGAATGATTATCACGACGACTACGGACTCGGCGTAAGAATAAAAACTCCCTTTGGAAATGTGCGTGTAGATTATGCTCACGGAGACGAGGAAAACAAGACTTATTTCGGGTTTGGCGAAATGTTTTAG
- the lpxC gene encoding UDP-3-O-[3-hydroxymyristoyl] N-acetylglucosamine deacetylase, producing the protein MTLNGKILLEGVGLHSGKNCELIISPSDSPEIIMNGQPLRKLKLSGTNRGSDYIFSDDSRVRTCEHVLSALAGLGIWSGVELTVNGGEMPALDGCAKMVCDEIIKHSDKLESVKVDSLEISEPVIISNDDKTRFIAAFPCDNLHITYTVEYKFIGAQVMDYDYSPENYLNGIAGARTFAYESDINYLRSHGMALGGSLDNAVVIGESGVTAAGGLRWENEFVRHKILDLIGDLAAIGRPLKAHIIAVRAGHELHLKLAQKLRGE; encoded by the coding sequence ATGACTCTTAACGGGAAAATATTATTAGAAGGTGTCGGACTTCATTCCGGCAAAAATTGCGAGTTAATTATATCGCCCAGTGATTCGCCTGAAATTATAATGAACGGCCAGCCCTTGCGAAAATTGAAGTTAAGCGGCACAAACAGAGGCTCTGATTATATTTTCAGTGATGACTCAAGGGTTCGGACGTGTGAGCATGTTTTATCGGCTCTTGCTGGTTTGGGAATCTGGTCGGGCGTAGAATTAACTGTAAATGGCGGAGAAATGCCAGCGTTAGACGGTTGCGCAAAAATGGTCTGTGATGAAATTATTAAGCACTCTGACAAATTAGAAAGCGTGAAGGTTGATTCACTTGAGATTTCAGAGCCGGTTATAATTTCAAACGATGACAAAACGCGATTTATAGCGGCCTTCCCGTGTGATAATCTGCATATTACATATACGGTCGAATATAAATTTATCGGCGCTCAAGTGATGGACTATGATTATTCGCCGGAAAATTATTTAAACGGGATTGCGGGCGCGAGAACTTTTGCATACGAGTCAGATATAAATTATTTGCGTTCTCATGGCATGGCGTTAGGCGGTTCGCTTGATAATGCAGTAGTAATCGGCGAGTCAGGCGTTACAGCAGCAGGAGGACTCCGCTGGGAAAATGAATTTGTCAGACACAAAATTTTGGATTTAATCGGGGATTTAGCAGCAATAGGCCGCCCCCTGAAAGCACATATAATAGCAGTTAGAGCGGGTCATGAGTTACACTTAAAGCTCGCGCAAAAATTGAGAGGAGAATAA
- the fabZ gene encoding 3-hydroxyacyl-ACP dehydratase FabZ: MAELDILEIMKILKQRYPFLMVDRITDYDDTHITGYKNVTINEPFFQGHFPGDPTMPGVMILESMGQVASVMVGIKLGKEGLNKIAFLAGIDNARFRKPVKPGDKLVTKAELLKVRSTSGKAKVVGYVNDEVVAEGEFLFMLGSTLTKKEA; the protein is encoded by the coding sequence ATGGCTGAACTAGACATACTCGAAATAATGAAGATTTTAAAGCAGCGTTATCCGTTCTTGATGGTCGACAGAATCACAGATTATGACGATACACACATAACGGGCTATAAAAATGTAACTATCAATGAGCCGTTTTTTCAGGGACATTTTCCCGGAGATCCTACAATGCCGGGCGTAATGATTCTTGAGAGTATGGGACAAGTAGCTTCTGTAATGGTCGGAATAAAACTCGGCAAAGAAGGACTCAACAAAATAGCATTTCTCGCCGGAATCGATAACGCAAGATTCAGAAAGCCCGTCAAGCCCGGTGATAAGCTCGTAACAAAAGCTGAATTACTCAAGGTCCGCAGCACTTCAGGAAAAGCAAAAGTCGTCGGCTACGTCAATGATGAAGTTGTTGCAGAAGGCGAGTTTTTGTTCATGCTGGGCAGCACTCTAACAAAGAAGGAGGCATAA
- the lpxD gene encoding UDP-3-O-(3-hydroxymyristoyl)glucosamine N-acyltransferase, giving the protein MEIATRLNDPKISVIGNKEREIKRISSPEDADKDSLCVIWDVKACENLSPDIAVAAKKESFTHNQDGIICDNPRALLPKLLALFDDSHDKLTGIDPRACVSSSAKIADDSYVAPFAFVGDNCVIDSGSIIEPHAVLLKNVRVGKNCLIHSGAVIGCDGFGFVREKDSIVKIPQTGGVIIGDNVEIGACTTIDRAAMNDTVIGSGTKIDNHVQIGHNVKIGKNCIICSMSGIAGSSIIDDNVTISVQAGITDHVHIGERTIIAARSGVTNDIMPNSIVSGFPARNHNDSKRALVLAADLPALYKRVRILEKKLQKNDS; this is encoded by the coding sequence TTGGAAATAGCAACGAGATTGAACGATCCGAAAATTTCTGTGATAGGCAATAAGGAACGCGAAATAAAGCGAATTTCAAGCCCTGAGGACGCAGACAAAGACTCACTTTGCGTAATATGGGACGTTAAAGCATGTGAGAATTTAAGCCCCGATATAGCAGTCGCCGCAAAAAAAGAGTCCTTCACTCATAATCAAGACGGAATAATTTGTGATAACCCGCGAGCTTTACTCCCGAAATTATTAGCTTTATTCGATGATTCACACGATAAATTAACCGGCATTGATCCCCGCGCGTGTGTCTCGTCGAGTGCGAAAATTGCTGATGATTCATATGTTGCCCCGTTCGCCTTTGTTGGTGATAATTGCGTAATAGACTCAGGCAGCATTATAGAGCCTCATGCAGTTTTGCTAAAAAATGTAAGAGTTGGCAAAAATTGTTTGATTCATTCGGGTGCTGTGATAGGCTGCGACGGTTTTGGCTTTGTGCGCGAGAAAGACTCAATTGTGAAGATTCCTCAAACCGGCGGAGTAATAATCGGTGATAATGTCGAGATAGGAGCATGCACAACTATTGACCGTGCTGCAATGAATGATACTGTAATAGGCAGCGGCACAAAAATAGATAATCACGTTCAAATCGGCCATAATGTGAAAATCGGCAAAAATTGTATTATCTGCTCAATGTCGGGCATAGCAGGAAGTTCAATAATTGATGACAACGTTACAATTTCAGTGCAGGCCGGAATAACAGATCATGTTCATATCGGAGAGCGCACGATAATAGCTGCCCGTTCAGGTGTTACAAATGACATAATGCCAAATTCTATTGTGTCAGGTTTCCCCGCAAGAAATCACAACGACTCAAAACGCGCACTAGTTCTCGCCGCAGATTTGCCAGCACTATATAAACGCGTGAGAATCTTAGAGAAAAAGTTGCAAAAAAATGACTCTTAA
- a CDS encoding sigma-70 family RNA polymerase sigma factor, whose amino-acid sequence MSLDPEREKILWQLCTNGDIDAREELIVAYRPLVFWIAGKIHVTDNELKQDIIQEGMLALIRAVDKFEPEREFKFSTYAYHKIHGQIINMLERSEKKAPLPVPDEWLTLAEESDSDSDNNDEWLDVAQSIKKLDGKEAEIVSALFFEGKKPKDVAVEKKLDVSHVYRLRRAAITKIRGWLGLEPIKGV is encoded by the coding sequence ATGAGTCTTGATCCCGAACGAGAAAAAATTTTATGGCAGCTTTGCACAAACGGAGATATTGACGCGCGCGAAGAATTAATAGTCGCATATAGGCCGTTAGTTTTCTGGATCGCTGGAAAAATTCACGTTACCGACAATGAATTAAAGCAGGATATTATACAAGAAGGAATGTTAGCTTTGATTCGTGCGGTTGATAAATTTGAGCCTGAACGAGAATTTAAATTTTCAACATATGCATATCACAAGATTCACGGTCAAATTATAAATATGTTGGAACGCAGCGAGAAAAAAGCCCCTCTCCCTGTTCCTGATGAATGGCTCACATTAGCAGAAGAATCTGACTCAGATAGTGATAATAATGATGAATGGCTCGATGTTGCGCAGAGCATCAAGAAACTTGACGGTAAAGAAGCCGAAATTGTGTCAGCTCTATTCTTTGAGGGCAAGAAGCCTAAAGATGTAGCAGTCGAGAAAAAATTAGATGTCAGCCACGTTTATAGATTGAGACGTGCAGCAATTACAAAAATTCGCGGCTGGCTGGGTCTCGAACCGATAAAAGGAGTGTAA